The Halichoerus grypus chromosome 14, mHalGry1.hap1.1, whole genome shotgun sequence genomic interval TTATAGACAGTCTAGATTATGTGTGAAGAATAGCACTCAAAATTGTATCTTTTCTGGATCATTTTTAACCTTTCAGTAAAAACAAAGATCCTCTTGTAAGATAGTTtcagctaccaaaaaaaaaaaaggtgttaatAATCATGACTCATTTTCccgaaatatatatatatatatatatatatatatatatatatgttttttttttttttttttttttaggtaatttcTACatccagtgtagggcttgaactcacaaccccaagatcaagagttgcacactccaccaactgagccagccaggtgcccctcctgaaaataaacatatttaacttatataaggaaatacataaatttcttcaaattttaaatatataattggcCAGATTCCAAGGGATTATatattttcctggaaaaaaagGTCAACTGCCTTTGGAAAATTCCTTTATATGATTTTACAGGGGCATCCTCTAAAATGAAGTGTTCAATGAGCGTCCAATGAGCAAATTAATGCATTTTAGTAGCTTGTATCTTATGTGCTGAGAGTACCTGATTAGGGCATGTAAAACTGAAAATGCACAGATAGGGAATTTTTACATCAAACAAATGCGTAGagtttaaggaaataatttattgttAATAGAATCCTGCTAATTCATTCGATTTTCTCACATGTACATTCCCTCCATTCCCTTTCTTTGGGACCCCCTCCCAACCCACTCCCTTGGATTTTCTGACTTACCACCGGCCTTCTTTCTAGAAGGGTCGGCTGAAGCACTAACAATTCAGGATATGCTAGGATTTTCCCTGAGATATCTGTGCACTGTTTCTGGGCACCTGGCCAGGAGGATCTCCTTGGAACCAAAAAGTTAATAATGGTCTAGAAAATACACAGTGTCATGGTCTATGAATTTCTAAAATGAACTTTGTGACATCATGCAAAGACAAAGGAGTGGAAAGGAAAGTATTCTGGCTTTGAGTTGGGCAGTCCCCAGTTCAAATCTCAGTTTTTCCTCCTCATTAGTACAGTGGTATCCCTGCCTGTCAAATCTCTGTTCTTCCCCTTCCTACCTCCGTGTGTAACCTGGGGCAAAGGACTGAGTGTCCCTGGGCCTCAGCCGCCGACTCTGTGACACGGGAGTAACGAGGCCTGTAGTGAGAATAAGCATATTCAGCGAGCTGCAGGTGCTCAGGAAAGTAGCTCCTCTCCCACTACTCCCTTGTCCTCCCAGAGCTCAAAGATCTGTAACCTAAGGAATCAAAGGGAAGCCAAACAAGGACTGAAGCTTTACAACTAAGATCTaaggaaaatgggtgaagggatgTGTTTAGTGAGGAAAGAAGAGTGTTTAGTCCAGACAGAGAACAATAAATAACTATGGCCACCCTCTGTAAGCACCTGCTACCTTGCTTGGCATTTAATACAGTTTTACCTGGTCATCAGGACAGCACTGTGAGGAACGTACGATTTAAttagtgaggaaactgagattttatAACACCCAAGATCATTCAGCTGAGTGCAGAAGTGGAGATTCAAACTCAGATCCTCCCACAGGGAAGCTAGCCCTATAAGAAGCAGGAGGGACACAAAGACAATGGCTGTAAGTCACTGGTATCAGGGACAGGCAGGGACCAGAGAAGACAAGCGCAGTCTTTCTTTGTCTGGGACTCCGTTCCTTTATGTGGGGGCTCTCCTGAAGGCAGGAGGGACTCTACCTTCCCGGAAGGAAAATGGGCTTGTGAGCGCCATGCTGGGAATGGATCTCCGGGGGCCACACAGGCTGGCCTGAGCACCGAGTCCCTCCTCACCGAGGGGGACTCAGTGGCTGGCCTACAGTTGAGTCCATCCCTCTgttctatgttcttttttttttttaagattttatttatttattttagagagagaaaatctccagcagactccctgctgagcatggagcatgacatggggcttgatcccatcaccccaagatcatgaatcAAGCTGAAATCGAAGAATTGGAcgctcaactgcctgagccacccaggcgcccctctatattCTACTGCTGTTGCAGACTCTCcttcacctcacactggtcatcCCTAAgagtttatataaaatgaaataaaaatattaaaatgtacaaatgaaatttttttagcCTTCATTTCTGGAacctctccatttctttgtgcacAGAACAGGTCAGACAGCTAGGATTCGGGGCAAGGCCCTGCGGTCGTCAGCCTTTTCAAGCCACCTGGGGTCTAATCTTCATGCCGCCTGAGCACTGGTCTCGGACCCGCCACCTGCACTCTGCTGCTCTTCCGAGTGGAAGCCCAGACTTCTTCACCTTGCCGAGGAGCATGGTGAGCTGGAGCTGAATGTCATGTCTACAACCCATGTCCTCTATGGAGCTGCGCTCCCCTCTCCCGTCTAGGTAACCGTGAGGCCACCTGAACGGTGTCTCTCCCCCTGCGGCTTTTCCTTCTGGGAGACATAGAATAGGTCAGTCTGATACACTCCACCCCGTGTTCCGACTCACAGACAGAGGCCTATCATGTTTCTAAACAGCACCGGGGCTTAAATTGGCTTCTAACCCTGATACACCTTCTGAGTGAACGTAAGCAGAGAATCGCACATCGCCCCCCCCCGCAAGATCACCGGGAAACACAAAGCCACACCAAGAAAGGACGGGTCACAGTTTGATATTGTCCAGTGAGTGTCTCCTGGCCTCAGAATACTGCCACTTCTCGCAGCTCCAGCCCTCGGCTGTGCTCCACTCTGAGCAGGTGAATTCCTCTGCTGAAACTTGCACACAGTAAGGAGACGGTGTCGCCAACAGCCAGGGAAGTCAAAGGTCCTGATCCATCCAGGGACAAGGTGAACAGGCaggctgggggaggaagagggaaccAGCAGCTCAGGCCAAGGGCGCAGCGTCATGGGACGCGAGGTCTCTGTGAGAAACCCGTGTAAACAAAGCGTGTGCTCTCCATGTCTAACCCAGGTAAGAGCCGCATCCCTGCTCCAGAGGACCGTGCACCCGCGCGGAGGTCAGACTCAGATCGGCCGCAAGGCTTCAACTCCAGAGAATGGCACGTGGACCAAACAAGGTGGGGATCCCTGAGAAACCCGTTCAGACAGTCAGGGCCTCGCCTGCAAGGACGTGTGAACACACTGCCCTCAGTTCCCACCCACCCAGAGAACAGAGCAGGGGGCCAGGGCAGAGGAAAACAGAGGTGATGCTGATCTTCAGCTGCTGGCTTCTGGGGTCTTGCTCCCTTCAAGACCAAGGAGATTGGGACCTGAAGGGGAATCTGGGGGCCTCCAGCTGACCCGGTCTCCCTCCGTCCCCGTCTCAGGGGCTGCTCTTAGAACTATAGGTGCACATCTGGTGGGCAGGGCAGCACTTTCAGACCTTGTTCTCCCTGGTGTCAGGTTTATGAGCATTGAACCTGGCAGCAGCTGCCCGCCCCCGCAACCTCCCAGAGCTGTCACACGGGGCAGCTGGTGAGGGCACCTCCAGGTTTGGCTCACCTACCACTAGACGTGATCTCACATCTTTTCTCTGAGGGGGCTATCCTATCCTCCCCTGCTGGGAGCTGAGTTTCTGGAACATTACTGTAGGAGGGACTGGTTGTGAGATTCTCTAAGTTAACACTATTCCTGTGTCTGACAGAACCCCGGGTCCAGCACAAAATAGTCTGGAGGCACTGGGGTActgataaggaagaaaaaaaaccagccACTTCTACTCATAGCATATGCCACGCtttgtggtgtaaatactcccactatGACCATATTAAATACTCCTGAATATTTAACAATCAGCCAGTAGCAGTGGGCTCTCGCATATTTCACTGAGGACTCTGGGGAGCTGCGTTCCCTAAAACGTCTTTTTCTCTGGTGCTTTGAAGTGTTATGACCTGACTGTCATCTCAAATCTTAGCTCAGCATCAAAACAGGGCAGTCTTGCTCTACCTCACCCCCACCATGAGCTGAGACTCTCATTTTAGTCCttaaaaaatgaatctgaaaaTGACAATCCTTGTTTTCTTTGCCAGACATTTTGAGTATCACGTGTTAAAACCTGATGGAAGAACTTCAAgtagaaagaaaactaagagcCAAACATATTTGAGCTCTCAGGAACAAGTCTGTACAACGTGGTCCCAGGGCTCATGCAGTGATGGCTTCCAGCCAGGGGTTCAACGGAATCCTGGTATCTTAGTGTCATCTCTTAACCACTAGGGGCCTGGATAGTGGCAGGACAGGGCTGTTTTTGTATTTGCTGAGCACCGGAAAGAAGGTGTTTCAAGGAAGCTTTTAAGACTCCATGTGTCTTTGAGAAGCACCACCAGCAGGCTCCTTACCTCCAGTATCTTGGTTCCAAATCTTCACTTTACAGTCATGCGATGAGGTAGCAATTATAGGCATCGAGGCCAGTGCTCTTGGTAGAAAGACACAGGATGCAACAGTCTGGAAATGCCCCTTATATTCACATATTCTGTTCCGAGTCTGCCTTAGGTCCCACAGCTGCAGAGTAATGACATAGGCTAgttcatacatacatatttctCTAGCTTCATACATGCTACCTTCACTGATCTCCACCTCCCCACCTTCTCATCATCCACCTATCCCCCCACTTACTTACTCATGTAGCTACCCCTCATGTTCATCCATCCCATCCACATATgaaatcatccatccatccagtgaTTATTTTAAACATCACCGATCTCAGACAACCGTGGGTAAGGATGTGCCAGGAGGGTCGCTGCCTTCCTCATTAATGTCATGGTTAGGGAAGTGAAAGCTCCAAGTCCTACAGCATGATGGGACAGTATGGGgttgcctacttttttttttaagtttttttatttatttaagtaatctctacaccccatgtggggctcaaactcacgaccccaagatcgagagtctcgtgctcttctgactgagccagccaggtgccccagggttgCCTACTTTCTACGACAGTTCAAGAGCTACCTGACATCAGCCTCTTGGTGTCTGTGGGTTCTGTGGAGACCCCACAGTTAGGGGCACCTTCTCATAAGTACACAGAGGTGCAGACCTTCTGATTTATTGCCTGCATGCTGAACCTTGGGATATGAAAATGAGACTCTCCAACAAAGGAGGTGACAGTCCTGCCAATCCCACTCTTGTTGACACGATCAGACCATAGCCAGAGAACAAGGttcagggaggagaggaaaccGAATTGTGTccaaaaaataatgaagtcacTGGACACCATGTAATTCAGGAAAACAACATTCAGAGAGGACAGTGATCTGAATTGTGTccgaaaaataatgaaatcacagGACACTGTGTCAGTTGTAGGGGCTGGAAATGCTTAGCTTGGTGAAGAGATGCTACATCAATAGCCTGGGATTCAGTACCTCAAAGTACCACTTACTAGAAGTGTGGTCTTGTGTAAGAGATTTCAACTTGCCATGCCTCTATTtgctcatgtgtaaaatgggaattataatagAACCTAACTCAcgaggttgttgtaaggattaaatgagataatgcatgtaatgTGCTCAGTGCCTAGTGTATGATGTTTGGTACAATGGGAGCTCTAATTGTTCTATTTGACTAGATGTCCCTTTTAACTTACATTCTACAATGAGGAATCCAAGGTACTTTGGAGGAGCCAATGCAATCTAATCCAAAATGACTTGCGAGGAAAGGTATATGGGTAAGGGTTGGGATGGGCCGTTGACCAACACTGGTGCCTCAAACTCCCTGAAGAGCTTGAGCCTCCTTTACTGTGACCACAGGTACAATGGGAATACACTTGGCTCTTCAAATAGTCCCTCCCCTTTCTAAGCTCTGCTGGGAGCAGGGACATTAGCAAGCTGGTTCTGTGTTTAGCACCCTCCTATCTTGACTCTCATCCCATCCCTTTGTCTACTACCAATTCAGAGAGCCCAAGGCTGATGGAGGTTTCTTGAGAGATGCATCTGGAATGCAAAGGCTCACTTACAGTATGCACTTGGAATAGGCCTGAGCCATTAATAGAGCTGACCTGTGTAGCCCAGTACAGACGGGAGGTCGGAGGAAGTACTTTGCTCATCAGCAACCAGACCCCCAGAATCTCTCACCGTGGCTTCGCAGCCTTCCCCTCCGAAGCCACTGCTGCAGGAGATGCACTTGTGTCCGTCCTCACTGACCTCGCAGTAGGTCTGAATATGCTGCTTTGTGGGAAATATATGAGCTACCTGCAGCCCCCGGCTGTCCCATAATCTGCAAGAAATGACCGCAGGATATGAATCTGTCAGCTCTTTGCTGCTTCAGCCAGTCTGATGGAATGTCATGATTTACGTACAATCAGGAGTATGAACCAGATCAACCTTGGAGACCCCAAAGCTGCCAGGAAATAACCAAACTGAATGACATCTGAGTCCTTTCTAGTTTGAGATACAGTTAATAGGAATTTAGACCAAGCATCTTAACTGTATAAGTTAATTTGTTAATTTGGCCCTTTGGGATACTACTTGCAAGGGACAAGAGGATATTTCTGTGCctgtgacttaatttttttaaaagatagttatTATGATCCAGAGGAGCAGTCACCATTCCAGAATCAGATAGAATAGACTGCAGGCCTTGGCCTACTGGGCCATGGGGTCCCCGGGGGAGTGTTTTATTCGGCCTCTCATCTCATTTTCACCTCTTTACCTCATTCTTCCtattttctaagtaaaatgaATCTCTTATGAGATCCAGACTTTCTCGTTGTGCCTTCTACTCAAGAACGATTTACTTCATTTGACTCTCCTGATGCAGATTCTGACCCCATTTCCCCAGACAAGGCTTCACCTGAGGCCTGAGTGATTGAAAACATCTGGCGCCAAGCAGGGGTGGCAAGTGGAGCCAGGCAGCTCAAAGCAGGGGGACAAGCAAGTGACCAGGTCCGAGGTCAGTCTGAATATTTTCACACAGGGGGCGAGGGTGGGGCCAGACAGACTCAGCTGCTTCAGAACCATCCAGGACAGGCGCTTTTTCCTGGCCCCACCTCCTGCCATTCAACCTCTACCCAGATGGTCCAGGGGGCCAGGTCAGAGAGACCCCAGCCCCAGCAAGGGGCAAAGGGGCAGAAGGCCCTGGGCAGGCACAGCAGtgtggagaagcagagggggaaagGAGTCATATGAGCATGGGAACCACAAACCTTCACCAGAAACACCTTCACGGCTGCTCAGTAAGCCCACCTGATGGTTTTATCTTCAGAAGTCTGTAGTACATATGGTTGGTGGGGGACCCAGCACAGGTGAGTGAcctggaaaaagcaaaattttcaaAACTTCTCACTACCAAGGCATTCTTCTACGGCAATTCCTGTAAACTGTGCTAAATAGCATCTCCTCACCACTTCGCAAGGATGCTGACGCGTACGTTTGACTTGCAGGGAGTGTGTGTTCTGCAGATACCCACCAGTCATGCCCACCAGTCATGCCCACCGGCGTGCCCTGGATCAGCAGCAGCAATGGTAGCAGCTGGGCCAGTCGTGAGTACAGAATGCATGCAGGCACGCACACACGTGGTGGGGAACTGCTGGTGGGTGGCAGCTAAGGAGAGCAGCCCCCCGTTCTATATGGGACCACTGAAACCCTAGTCTAAGGCCTCACAGGGTTCAGGACATGTTCTTTCTTCTCATCCCTGTAGCCCCCTCCTGGATAGGCACAAAAGAGTTTTCAAAACAACCCAAGATGACAGGATTTTCTTCTAGCAACCTCCACAAATATGGAGGGCATAGGGTGAGCATACCTTGCCATGGACAGTTGTCTTCAAAATTGGAAAAGATGACCATGAGTGATATTTAATGATCACTAAAGGAACATCTATCATGTCAGGTCATAGGATTCTCTCCATTTCATAAATGAAGACATTGACACTCTAAGTGACTTTCTTGGAGTAACACAGCTAAAATGTGAtggatcttggggcgcctggctggttcagttggtagagcatgtgactcttgatctcagggttgtgagttcaagccccatgttgggtgtagagattacttaaaaaaaaaaaaaaaggtgatggaTCCATAATTTGAACCCAGGTATGACTGACCTCAAAGGCTGTGGAGTTTATATACCAGTCTGCTGGGATATATCATTGGTCTTCATAAACACGGCAAATTATACATAAAGCAAAGGGTCATGCTTGTTTCTTTGTGCATAAGCTGTGAGATCCTGGAGGACAGGGGCTGTGTCCTAGGCCACTAACCCTGCTCCTAGCAGAGCAGATATGGAATAACACATTTTGAGGGAATAAATGAGGACACCACTTAAAATTCCAATATGAACTAGTGGAGGTGTTCTCTGGAGcagaagactttatttattgtttatttgttttaaagattttatttatttatttgtcagagagatagagaaagcaagcacaagtagggggagtggcaggcttcccgcggagcaaggagcccgatgcggggctcaatcccaggaagctgggatcatgacctgagctgaaggcagatgcttaaccgactgagccacccaggcatccctggagcaGAAGACTTTAAAGAGATCATCCAGCCTGATAACCCTGAGAGGCCAGGGTCTGACAGAGAGTTCAGGGTGAGTAGTAATGAGGCCCCAACCTCTACTGCCTGGTGTATCTCCTGATCTCTCTCCCAGGCTCTTCGCCTCACCCCATGCTCCCTTCTGCTGTCCCACTCTCTACCAACTTTGAGTCCCTACCAGGTTCCTCGAGATGGAAGCTCTCTCCGCACACCGTCCGGTCCCAATGTCCCACAGAAGCAGGGTGTTGTCCCGAGAGCCAGTGCACAGCTGTGACGAGTCTGGGGGAGCAAGGGAGAGATGGTCCATGAAATGGGCCTGGCACGGGGCTTTTCAGAAGGTACAAcagggggcgcccgggtggctcagtcggttgagcatccgactcttggtttcagctcaggtcatgagctcagggtcatgagatcgagccccaagtcgggctccatgctcagtgggactctgcttctctccctctcccactgcccttccctccacccccgctcacgcacactctctctaaaaataaataaatcttgaaaaaaaaaagaggggcgactgggtggctcagttggttaagcatctgccttcggctcaggtcatgatcccagggtcctgggatcgagccccgcgtcgggctccctgctccacaggagtctgcttctccctctgcctctccccctgtttgtgctctctccctctaataaataaataactttttaaaaaaaagagagagaaagaaagtacaaCGGTGTTGGGGAGAGGTCTGTTTGACTTTACCTGGACTCACAGCCAATCCAGTGACCACCATGGCGTGGCCAGAGAACTGCTGCCTTGGCTGGGAAGGGCCACGCAAGTCCCACATTGTGACTGTCCTGTCACGAGAGGCGCTGAAGAACTGGCTGGATCTGGGAATACAGGCTATCtgctcaagagaaaaaaagtccCAGTGTGCTTGTTTGATTGGCCTTGGAAATGGGCAACAGGCCTGGGGCTGCAGGTGTTAGAGCCCGAGGCTCTCCCCCGTCCCTGTCGGGGTGGGAATACATTGCATCTGGGCGTCAGTACCCTCCTCTGCGCTGCGAGCTGAGCAGATGATGGAGTCTGCATCTCGATTCCGATTTTCAGTTCATTGAGGGAGATTTCAGGGAAGGGCGTTGTAGAGACTGGCATTCTCTATCATCTTTGCTGGAAGCTTACGCTGCCCTGTAATGCTTTTttagcaaattaatttttatttaactgttcttggctttttaaaaatttccccaacTAGAAGTTTCCTGAGTATAGaaattttatcattaatttatttaaaattatcattataatatattattatatattatataataaattatttatacataagttataaatgaataaattttatcatgtattatttattatttttctagctACAGTAAACACACAGGCAACCTTCAGTACCTGTCCCTGTTGAGTTAGGATAGGCAGGGAGAATTCTCTATTTACCACCTGAGCTATTAAGGGCTTAGTGACAAACTAAATCACGTCTAATATGCTTGTGACCATAACTAAGGGAATGGTTTGCTCTGCTTTTCCTCGAGTAGGGCTTCACAGCACCAAATGAAGCTCTTACATTTTCTTAAGACTGAATATCCCATCCCTCTTACTAACTAGAGCTATTAGATACTCCTTTATTCAGTTCCAAATTCCCTCCACGATAATGATCATTTGATAATTACCTTAGTGATCTCTCGTTCATGTCCTCTGAACCTTTTCACCACATTTCCACTTTTCCAGTTATAGGCCACCACTGTCTGCAGAGAGTCATTAGGGTCATTAGAATCTCTGtaatattttatgtgaatttctaTTCAACTGAAGCAAGCCTTTACTTCATTATCTACctaatttctccctctctgtcaaggGTCTTGTATTAGGGCTTTATTGTTATAACCTTCATCCTGTCCCCCTACAttgacttccttttctttcctcctgacCGGGGTGCTGTCTCTCTGCAAGGCAATGGGCCACTGCTCTGGGGCTTACTGACGGGTTCGGGAGGACACCCCACAAGGGGAACGGACTCAGCCTGAGGTTCTGGTCATAGATGCTGAAGTAGAATTCTACATGGGGTTAGAGTTTTTTCCCCTAAttgttttgtacttttattttagtgtatttaaaaaaatttgctatcttaaaaaaaaaaatttaccgggtgcctgggtggcacagtcggttgagcatcccactcttggtttcggctcaggtcatgatctcttggctcatgggatcgagccccacgatgggctccgcgctcagcagggaatctgcttctccctctgcctctcctcttccctcccccaccctgctctctctctctctctctctctctcaaataaattaaatcttaaaaaaaataagaatctgtGAAATACAGTATGAAAATGAGAGGAATTAAAAGAATCTACATTTTTGCTGTCAATGTCTTAGCTGTGAGTCCCGTGATAGATGCAAATATGGGGGGAGAAGCAACCAGATTCAGTGAcagtgggggaaaggacagaAACAGAAGGGAGGAATCATAATGCTCATCAGTGTAGAGATTTTGACAAAAGAGCAGCATAAAAGAGACTGGaagtctcctttttaaaaaaatatttatttatttattagagagggagaaaaacagagagagtgagcacacaagcaggggtgggggcaaaaggagagggggagagaatctcaagcaggctccagctccccactgagcatgaagcctgatggcagggctcgatcttacgaccttgagatcatgaactgagccaaaatcaacagttcgctgtttaaccgactgagccacctagggaaCCCCAAGGAAGTCTCCTTTTGATGACAAATAGCTCCTGTGTCAGTGTGTGGGTATGAAAATGGCttggtcggggcgcctgggtggctcagtcgttaagcgtctgccttcggcccaggtcatgatcccagggtcctgggatcaagccccacattgggctctctgctcagcgggaagcctgcttctccctctcctactccctctgcttctgttccctctctcgctgtgtctctctctgtcaaataaataaaatctttaaaaaaaaaagaaagaaagaaagaaaatggcttgGTCAGAATAATACTTGCCATTTATAAAAAGCATATGGGCGATCTGGCACATCACTGAAGATCTTGCCACCTAATCCTCACAACTGTCCTGTGTCCTGTGAGGCTGGCATTATCACCCTCATTCCATGGATGTGGAGACTGAAGCTCACGAACAGTAAATGACCTCCCCAGAGGAACCGGAAGGGGAAGAGCGGGGACTTAAAGCCAGTCTTCCTTAGTCTAAAGCCTATGGTTTTACACTACTCAACATTGTTGCCAGAAACGCAGAACCAACGCTTCCTTCCCAAATCTCTTCCCTTCTCCACAATAAGCTGGTTCCCTGGGAAGCGCCACAAACCCACCTTATCTTTTCCTCCAGAGACACACAGGTCTGAGTTCAGAGCAGCAACGACAGAGACACTATCCACGTGAGCTGGGCTATACTCCAGACAAGCTTTAGTTTGAGTTCTCTCTTCTATAATCCCGTCGGGCCTGCTAAAGACAGGATGGCAAATGAGAGGCCCACTGTTACGGAGTGTGCAGCACGGCATAGGGAAGACGTGGGCTACGGGAGAGGCCAGGCTGAGGAAAAAATCTGGGAAAGGAGTACAGAAGGAGACCCACGGTCATTGCCAGAAATGGGATTATTAATGCTGAGCACGCTCAGAACA includes:
- the WDR31 gene encoding WD repeat-containing protein 31 isoform X1 translates to MGKLQSKLKHSTYKYSRPDGIIEERTQTKACLEYSPAHVDSVSVVAALNSDLCVSGGKDKTVVAYNWKSGNVVKRFRGHEREITKIACIPRSSQFFSASRDRTVTMWDLRGPSQPRQQFSGHAMVVTGLAVSPDSSQLCTGSRDNTLLLWDIGTGRCAERASISRNLVTHLCWVPHQPYVLQTSEDKTIRLWDSRGLQVAHIFPTKQHIQTYCEVSEDGHKCISCSSGFGGEGCEATLWDLRQTRNRICEYKGHFQTVASCVFLPRALASMPIIATSSHDCKVKIWNQDTGACLFTLSLDGSGPLTSLAVGDTVSLLCASFSRGIHLLRVEHSRGLELREVAVF
- the WDR31 gene encoding WD repeat-containing protein 31 isoform X2, with the protein product MGKLQSKLKHSTYKYRPDGIIEERTQTKACLEYSPAHVDSVSVVAALNSDLCVSGGKDKTVVAYNWKSGNVVKRFRGHEREITKIACIPRSSQFFSASRDRTVTMWDLRGPSQPRQQFSGHAMVVTGLAVSPDSSQLCTGSRDNTLLLWDIGTGRCAERASISRNLVTHLCWVPHQPYVLQTSEDKTIRLWDSRGLQVAHIFPTKQHIQTYCEVSEDGHKCISCSSGFGGEGCEATLWDLRQTRNRICEYKGHFQTVASCVFLPRALASMPIIATSSHDCKVKIWNQDTGACLFTLSLDGSGPLTSLAVGDTVSLLCASFSRGIHLLRVEHSRGLELREVAVF